The nucleotide window TTTGCCAGTCGCAAGGAGCCCTACCCAAGTGCCATTAACGCTCAACCGCGTTGCATTCAGGTGAACGGCCCAGGCTCTCGGAAAACCCTATCGCTCAGCTCAACTGCGCCCACCGGTTTTTTCGACGCCCCTCACTTTCAACCGTAAAGGAATCTCTTGATGAGTGCTAACCCACGCGTTGCCGACTACGCCATTCACCCTCAGTTCACCGATCGCTGGTCGCCCCGCGCCTTCACTGGCGAAACCATTCCTGAAGAGACCCTGCTGAGCTTCTTCGAAGCCGCACGCTGGGCGCCATCGGCGTACAACTCGCAGCCTTGGCGGTTTCTCTATGCCCGTCGCGATACGCCGAACTGGGAGCGTTACCTGGGCCTGCTGAATGAGTTCAACCGCAGCTGGGCACAGCACGCCTCGGCGCTGGTGATCGTGATCTCGAAAACCACCTTCGTGGCACCCGGCGCCAGCGAAGAAACCCCGGCGCTGTGG belongs to Pseudomonas sp. B21-015 and includes:
- a CDS encoding nitroreductase family protein, with product MSANPRVADYAIHPQFTDRWSPRAFTGETIPEETLLSFFEAARWAPSAYNSQPWRFLYARRDTPNWERYLGLLNEFNRSWAQHASALVIVISKTTFVAPGASEETPALWHTFDTGSAWGHLALQASISGWHTHGMAGFDQDLTRKELNIPEGYALHVAVAIGKLGDKATLAEYLQAREEPSPRLPLSELAAEGDFTL